From a region of the Calonectris borealis chromosome 2, bCalBor7.hap1.2, whole genome shotgun sequence genome:
- the LOC142079479 gene encoding guanine nucleotide-binding protein G(I)/G(S)/G(O) subunit gamma-11, which produces MPAINIEDLSEKDKLKMEVEQLRKEVKLERQPVSKCSEEIKNYIEERSGEDPLVKGVPEDKNPFKEKGGCVIA; this is translated from the exons ATGCCAGCCATCAACATCGAGGACCTGAGCGAGAAGGACAAACTGAAAATGGAAGTGGAGCAGCTCCGGAAAGAAGTGAAACTGGAGAGGCAGCCG GTCTCCAAGTGCTCCGAAGAGATCAAGAACTACATCGAGGAGCGGTCGGGCGAGGACCCACTGGTGAAGGGGGTTCCCGAGGACAAGAACCCCTTCAAGGAGAAGGGAGGCTGTGTCATCGCTTAG
- the TFPI2 gene encoding tissue factor pathway inhibitor 2 isoform X2 has protein sequence MAAARRLPLPALLLPLAYAALAPRTLTEKQRACLLPPDDGPCRALVPRWYYDRYTQTCQEFTYGGCHGNANNFLTFDDCEKSCWTIKKVPKLCRMEADGGPCRSHLKRYAFNLSSMRCEEFIYGGCYGNGNNFRDLQSCVDHCLPEKTGPLLCYSPKDEGLCSSSVPRYYYDSKTKSCKEFKYTGCGGNANNFVTETDCYNVCRKGTQKPRINKPTNVFRRKIIRKLIKKPQTYNPKS, from the exons atggccgccgcccgccgcctcccgctgcccgcgctgctgctgccgctggccTACGCGGCCCTGGCCCCGCGCACCCTCACAG AGAAGCAGCGCGCCTGCCTACTGCCCCCCGACGACGGCCCCTGCCGCGCTCTGGTGCCGCGCTGGTACTACGATAGGTACACGCAGACCTGCCAGGAGTTCACCTACGGGGGCTGCCACGGCAACGCCAACAACTTCCTCACCTTCGACGACTGTGAGAAGAGCTGCTGGACCATCAAGA AAGTGCCCAAATTATGCCGGATGGAAGCTGATGGAGGACCTTGCAGGAGTCATCTAAAAAGATACGCCTTTAACTTGAGCTCGATGAGGTGTGAGGAGTTCATCTACGGTGGCTGTTATGGAAATGGCAACAACTTCAGAGATTTGCAGTCTTGTGTGGACCACTGTCTGCCAGAGAAAA ctggtCCCTTGCTATGCTATAGCCCAAAGGATGAAGGATTGTGTTCTTCTTCTGTTCCTCGCTATTACTATGACAGCAAGACTAAATCATGTAAGGAGTTCAAATATACCGGCTGTGGTGGAAATGCCAATAACTTCGTTACTGAAACGGATTGCTACAATGTCTGCAGAAAAG GGACTCAGAAACCAAGAATCAACAAGCCAACGAATGTATTCCgcagaaaaattattagaaagcTGATTAAAAAACCTCAGACGTACAACCCAAAGTCTTAA
- the TFPI2 gene encoding tissue factor pathway inhibitor 2 isoform X1: MAAARRLPLPALLLPLAYAALAPRTLTEKQRACLLPPDDGPCRALVPRWYYDRYTQTCQEFTYGGCHGNANNFLTFDDCEKSCWTIKKVPKLCRMEADGGPCRSHLKRYAFNLSSMRCEEFIYGGCYGNGNNFRDLQSCVDHCLPEKTGPLLCYSPKDEGLCSSSVPRYYYDSKTKSCKEFKYTGCGGNANNFVTETDCYNVCRKAGTQKPRINKPTNVFRRKIIRKLIKKPQTYNPKS, encoded by the exons atggccgccgcccgccgcctcccgctgcccgcgctgctgctgccgctggccTACGCGGCCCTGGCCCCGCGCACCCTCACAG AGAAGCAGCGCGCCTGCCTACTGCCCCCCGACGACGGCCCCTGCCGCGCTCTGGTGCCGCGCTGGTACTACGATAGGTACACGCAGACCTGCCAGGAGTTCACCTACGGGGGCTGCCACGGCAACGCCAACAACTTCCTCACCTTCGACGACTGTGAGAAGAGCTGCTGGACCATCAAGA AAGTGCCCAAATTATGCCGGATGGAAGCTGATGGAGGACCTTGCAGGAGTCATCTAAAAAGATACGCCTTTAACTTGAGCTCGATGAGGTGTGAGGAGTTCATCTACGGTGGCTGTTATGGAAATGGCAACAACTTCAGAGATTTGCAGTCTTGTGTGGACCACTGTCTGCCAGAGAAAA ctggtCCCTTGCTATGCTATAGCCCAAAGGATGAAGGATTGTGTTCTTCTTCTGTTCCTCGCTATTACTATGACAGCAAGACTAAATCATGTAAGGAGTTCAAATATACCGGCTGTGGTGGAAATGCCAATAACTTCGTTACTGAAACGGATTGCTACAATGTCTGCAGAAAAG cAGGGACTCAGAAACCAAGAATCAACAAGCCAACGAATGTATTCCgcagaaaaattattagaaagcTGATTAAAAAACCTCAGACGTACAACCCAAAGTCTTAA